The following are from one region of the Actinoplanes sp. L3-i22 genome:
- a CDS encoding cyclopropane-fatty-acyl-phospholipid synthase family protein produces MTTMLEAGAAGALSTIVAGVAGGALPVRIRAWDGSESGPSDGPVLVIRDRNALRRLLWHPNELGLAQAYIAGEIDVEGDLADGLRQVWRHARTTGLTGGGIRVGVADRLRAARIALRLGVLGPRPANPPAQARLDGRVHTRERDRAAISYHYDLSNDFYRLILDPRMAYSCAYFTDPAMSLEDAQVAKLDLICRKLGLRPGMRMLDVGCGWGALAIHAARNYGVTVVGVTLSKEQRAYAVEAAGDLPIEFRLQDYRDVDDGPFDAISTIEMGEHVGAGNYPVFAATLHRLLAPGGRLLVQQMSRGAHAPGGGAFIESYVAPDMHMRPVGETVALLERAGLEVRDVHGLREHYVRTVRCWLDTLEHRWDEVVALVGEPVARVWRLYLVGGALTFEEGRMGVDQILAVRRTAEGASGMPDVRC; encoded by the coding sequence ATGACGACCATGCTGGAGGCCGGCGCCGCCGGTGCACTGTCGACGATCGTCGCCGGGGTGGCCGGGGGCGCGCTGCCAGTGCGGATCCGGGCCTGGGACGGCAGCGAGAGCGGCCCGTCCGACGGCCCGGTGCTGGTGATCCGGGACCGGAACGCGCTGCGCCGGCTGCTGTGGCATCCGAACGAGCTGGGCCTGGCCCAGGCGTACATCGCCGGGGAGATCGACGTCGAGGGCGACCTGGCCGACGGGCTGCGGCAGGTGTGGCGGCACGCCCGGACCACCGGGCTGACCGGCGGCGGGATCCGGGTCGGGGTCGCCGACCGGCTGCGGGCCGCCCGGATCGCGCTGCGGCTGGGCGTGCTCGGGCCCCGGCCGGCGAACCCGCCGGCGCAGGCCAGGCTGGACGGCCGGGTGCACACCCGGGAGCGGGACCGGGCCGCGATCAGCTACCACTACGACCTGTCGAACGACTTCTACCGGCTGATCCTGGACCCGCGGATGGCGTACTCCTGCGCGTACTTCACCGACCCGGCGATGTCCCTCGAAGACGCCCAGGTGGCCAAGCTCGACCTGATCTGCCGCAAGCTCGGGCTGCGGCCCGGGATGCGGATGTTGGACGTCGGCTGCGGCTGGGGCGCGCTGGCGATCCACGCGGCCCGGAACTACGGGGTGACGGTCGTCGGGGTGACGCTGTCCAAGGAGCAGCGGGCGTACGCCGTCGAGGCCGCCGGGGACCTGCCGATCGAGTTCCGGCTGCAGGACTATCGGGACGTGGACGACGGGCCGTTCGACGCGATCTCGACGATCGAGATGGGCGAGCACGTCGGCGCGGGCAACTACCCGGTCTTCGCGGCCACCCTGCACCGGCTGCTGGCGCCGGGCGGCCGGCTGCTCGTCCAGCAGATGTCCCGGGGCGCGCACGCGCCCGGCGGTGGGGCGTTCATCGAGTCGTACGTCGCGCCCGACATGCACATGCGCCCGGTCGGCGAGACGGTCGCGCTGCTCGAACGGGCCGGGCTGGAGGTGCGGGACGTGCACGGCCTGCGCGAGCATTACGTACGGACGGTCCGGTGCTGGCTGGACACCCTGGAGCACCGCTGGGACGAGGTGGTCGCGCTGGTCGGCGAGCCGGTCGCCCGGGTCTGGCGGCTCTACCTGGTCGGCGGCGCGCTGACCTTCGAGGAGGGGCGGATGGGCGTGGACCAGATCCTCGCGGTGCGCCGGACCGCCGAGGGCGCGAGCGGGATGCCGGACGTCCGATGCTGA
- a CDS encoding cyclopropane-fatty-acyl-phospholipid synthase family protein produces MTLTQDAPAGVEDRWPDVTAVPHAPLRAAMAGALFRRAMSRCAVRVRYPDGTVTGASGPILDVRRPGVLLSRLGTAGLIGFGEAYQAGDWDAEDLTGVLTVLAGSMGTLIPPALQRLRRFHGVRAPHAERNTLAGSRRNIQRHYDLSNDLFALFLDGSMSYSSALFTTPGEDFTTAQHRKIDRLLDRTGTGPGTRLLEIGTGWGELAVRAARRGAEVVSVTLSAEQRALARRRAAAAGVGDRIDVRLCDYREIERIPGGFDAIVSVEMVEAVGVDYWPAYARALADHLAPDGRVGLQMITMAHDRMLATRDAYTWIHKYVFPGGLIPSVPAMEAALSRADLRVTDRLDFGPDYAETLRRWRAAFNERPAEVAALGFDATFARTWNFYLAYCEAGFAARYLDVCQLILGRTR; encoded by the coding sequence GTGACACTGACCCAGGATGCCCCGGCCGGCGTCGAGGACCGCTGGCCGGACGTGACCGCCGTGCCGCACGCCCCGCTGCGGGCCGCGATGGCCGGCGCATTGTTCCGCCGGGCGATGAGCCGGTGCGCGGTCCGGGTCCGCTACCCGGACGGGACGGTCACCGGCGCGAGCGGGCCGATCCTGGACGTCCGGCGGCCGGGGGTCCTGCTGAGCCGGCTCGGGACCGCCGGGCTGATCGGGTTCGGCGAGGCCTACCAGGCCGGTGACTGGGACGCCGAGGACCTGACCGGCGTGCTGACCGTGCTGGCCGGGTCGATGGGCACACTGATCCCGCCGGCCCTGCAGCGGCTGCGGCGCTTCCACGGGGTGCGGGCGCCGCACGCGGAGCGGAACACCCTGGCGGGCTCGCGGCGCAACATCCAGCGGCACTACGACCTCTCCAACGACCTGTTCGCGCTCTTCCTGGACGGGTCGATGAGCTATTCGAGCGCGCTGTTCACCACGCCCGGCGAGGACTTCACCACCGCCCAGCACCGCAAGATCGACCGGCTGCTCGACCGGACCGGCACCGGGCCGGGGACGCGGCTGCTGGAGATCGGCACCGGGTGGGGCGAGCTGGCCGTGCGGGCCGCCCGGCGTGGCGCCGAGGTGGTCAGCGTGACGCTCTCGGCCGAGCAGCGTGCCCTGGCCCGGCGGCGGGCGGCCGCGGCCGGGGTGGGCGACCGGATCGACGTGCGGCTCTGCGACTACCGGGAGATCGAGCGGATTCCGGGTGGCTTCGACGCGATCGTCTCGGTCGAGATGGTCGAGGCGGTCGGGGTCGACTACTGGCCGGCGTACGCCCGGGCGCTCGCCGACCACCTGGCCCCGGACGGGCGGGTCGGGCTGCAGATGATCACCATGGCGCACGATCGGATGCTGGCCACCCGCGACGCCTACACCTGGATCCACAAGTACGTGTTCCCCGGTGGCCTGATCCCGTCCGTACCGGCGATGGAGGCGGCCTTGAGCCGGGCGGACCTGAGGGTGACCGACCGCCTGGACTTCGGTCCCGACTACGCCGAGACGCTGCGGCGCTGGCGGGCGGCCTTCAACGAGCGGCCGGCCGAGGTGGCCGCGCTCGGCTTCGACGCCACGTTCGCCCGGACGTGGAACTTCTACCTGGCGTACTGCGAGGCGGGCTTCGCGGCCCGCTACCTCGACGTGTGCCAGCTCATCCTGGGACGGACCCGATGA
- a CDS encoding DUF1365 domain-containing protein gives MSGPALYECTVRHARTAPLRHTFTYRTQQWFVDLDELPRDRWLASFRAGDHFGDPARSIRQNVEAYLAGHGIDLDGGRIRLLTNARVLGYVFNPLSVYWCHRADGSLAAVVAEVHNTYGGRHCYLLRTDERGVASTAKSFYVSPFNDVSGDYRLSLPEPGERLSLTVALDRDGGRPFVASLRGRRRPATTGALLRHPLVTVAVALRIRIQGIRLYLRGLPVVPRTKERTKGVS, from the coding sequence GTGAGCGGCCCGGCGCTGTACGAGTGCACGGTCCGGCACGCCCGGACCGCACCGCTGCGGCACACCTTCACCTACCGGACCCAGCAGTGGTTCGTCGACCTGGACGAGCTGCCCCGCGACCGGTGGCTCGCCTCGTTCCGGGCCGGGGACCACTTCGGCGACCCGGCGCGCAGCATCCGGCAGAACGTCGAGGCCTACCTGGCCGGGCACGGCATCGACCTGGACGGCGGGCGGATCCGGCTGCTCACCAACGCCCGGGTGCTCGGGTACGTGTTCAACCCGCTCAGCGTCTACTGGTGCCACCGGGCCGACGGCAGCCTGGCCGCGGTGGTCGCGGAGGTGCACAACACGTACGGCGGGCGGCACTGCTACCTGCTGCGCACCGACGAGCGCGGCGTGGCCAGCACCGCGAAGTCGTTCTACGTCTCGCCGTTCAACGACGTCTCCGGCGACTACCGGCTGAGCCTGCCGGAGCCCGGCGAGCGGCTGTCGCTGACCGTCGCGCTGGACCGGGACGGCGGCCGCCCGTTCGTCGCGTCGCTGCGCGGCCGGCGCCGGCCGGCGACCACCGGCGCCCTGCTGCGCCACCCGCTCGTCACCGTCGCGGTGGCGCTGCGGATCCGCATCCAGGGCATCCGCCTCTACCTACGCGGCCTGCCCGTCGTGCCCCGAACAAAAGAGCGAACGAAAGGCGTGTCGTGA
- a CDS encoding NAD(P)/FAD-dependent oxidoreductase, with the protein MRSVAVIGAGVSGLTAAYVLRDAWDVTLYEADSRLGGHAHTHDLPDGGSSVAVDSGFIVHNDRTYPLLLRLFAELGVPTRATEMSMSVRCDGCGLEYAGAKGPAGLFVQPPAPAYLATLAQVPIFHRRARALLDTGSDITLGEFLERGRYTAHFVRHFVVPLVSAVWSCGPEVVADYPARYLFTFLAHHGMLSVSGSPAWRTVVGGSRTYVDLLAKNLRAVRAGHPVTGVSRTPEGVWVEADDRVRYDAVVVATHADQALRLLRDPTEAERRTLGAFTYSRNETVLHTDDTVLPLHERARASWNYRLPGCAPSAGPPVVTYDMSRLQGLRAERHYLVTLNAGREHDGELARMSYQHPIYTPASVAAQIDLPGLNDGRTAFAGAYHGWGFHEDGCRSGVVAAESLGVRW; encoded by the coding sequence ATGAGATCCGTTGCCGTGATCGGCGCCGGCGTGTCCGGACTGACCGCCGCCTACGTCCTGCGCGACGCCTGGGACGTGACCCTGTACGAGGCGGACAGCCGGCTCGGCGGGCACGCCCACACGCACGACCTGCCCGACGGCGGGTCGTCGGTGGCCGTCGACTCCGGCTTCATCGTGCACAACGATCGGACGTACCCACTCCTGCTCCGGCTCTTCGCCGAGCTCGGCGTGCCCACCCGGGCGACCGAGATGAGCATGTCGGTGCGCTGCGACGGCTGCGGTCTGGAGTACGCCGGCGCGAAGGGCCCCGCCGGCCTGTTCGTCCAGCCGCCGGCCCCGGCCTACCTGGCCACGCTGGCGCAGGTGCCGATCTTCCACCGGCGGGCGCGGGCGCTGCTGGACACCGGCTCGGACATCACGCTCGGCGAGTTCCTCGAGCGCGGCCGATACACCGCGCACTTCGTCCGGCACTTCGTGGTGCCGCTGGTCTCGGCGGTGTGGTCGTGCGGGCCGGAGGTGGTCGCCGACTACCCGGCGCGGTACCTGTTCACCTTCCTGGCCCATCACGGGATGCTGTCGGTGAGCGGATCGCCGGCCTGGCGGACCGTGGTGGGCGGGTCGCGCACCTACGTCGACCTGCTCGCCAAGAATCTGCGTGCGGTGCGGGCCGGGCATCCGGTGACGGGCGTGTCCCGTACCCCGGAAGGGGTTTGGGTCGAGGCCGACGACCGGGTCCGGTACGACGCGGTGGTCGTGGCGACCCACGCCGATCAGGCGTTGCGGCTGCTCCGTGATCCGACCGAGGCCGAGCGCCGGACGCTGGGCGCCTTCACCTACTCGCGCAACGAGACCGTGCTGCACACCGACGACACCGTGCTGCCGCTGCACGAGCGGGCCCGGGCGTCCTGGAACTACCGGCTGCCGGGCTGCGCGCCGAGCGCCGGGCCGCCGGTCGTCACCTACGACATGAGCCGGCTGCAGGGCCTGCGCGCCGAGCGGCACTACCTGGTGACACTGAACGCCGGCCGGGAGCACGACGGCGAGCTGGCCCGGATGAGCTACCAGCATCCGATCTACACGCCCGCCTCGGTCGCCGCCCAGATCGACCTGCCCGGGCTGAACGACGGGCGGACGGCGTTCGCCGGCGCGTACCACGGCTGGGGCTTCCACGAGGACGGCTGCCGCAGCGGGGTGGTCGCCGCCGAGTCGCTGGGGGTGCGGTGGTGA
- a CDS encoding alpha/beta hydrolase: protein MTPQQPALTVLGPAAHARTVVLVLPGGRATSQAPAPRGLAWARMLPFALGVARDDVAVLVLRYRVRGWNGAAQDPVRDARWALAESRRRHPGSRIVLVGHSMGGRAALRLAADPEVTGVCALAPWIEVGEPVHRGRADVLIAHGDRDRVTDPVRSAAFAARIGADFVRVTGDGHAMLRRPLAWQRLVTGFVRERRAAAHNTQS, encoded by the coding sequence GTGACACCCCAGCAGCCAGCGCTTACCGTTCTCGGTCCGGCGGCGCACGCCCGGACCGTCGTCCTCGTCCTGCCCGGCGGCCGCGCCACCAGCCAGGCGCCCGCTCCGCGCGGCCTGGCCTGGGCGCGGATGCTGCCGTTCGCCCTCGGCGTCGCCCGGGACGACGTGGCGGTCCTGGTGCTGCGCTACCGGGTGCGGGGCTGGAACGGCGCCGCGCAGGACCCGGTCCGGGACGCCCGGTGGGCGCTCGCCGAAAGCCGCCGCAGGCATCCGGGCAGCCGGATCGTGCTGGTCGGGCACTCGATGGGCGGCCGGGCCGCGCTGCGCCTGGCCGCCGACCCGGAGGTGACCGGGGTGTGTGCCCTGGCGCCCTGGATCGAGGTGGGGGAGCCGGTCCACCGGGGCCGGGCCGACGTGCTGATCGCGCACGGCGACCGCGACCGGGTGACCGACCCGGTGCGGTCGGCGGCCTTCGCGGCCCGGATCGGCGCCGATTTCGTGCGCGTGACCGGCGACGGCCACGCGATGCTGCGCCGGCCGCTCGCCTGGCAGCGCCTGGTCACCGGATTCGTCCGGGAGCGGCGCGCGGCGGCGCACAACACACAAAGTTGA
- a CDS encoding vanadium-dependent haloperoxidase, whose protein sequence is MSYRRLPALTATLTLTVTTALMPAAAQAAPARGPNAVVVWNLNAQNEIYEVARQSPATAARSFAMVQGAVYDAVNAVAGVPYQPYLTAPKARHGASADAAVAAAASAVLLSLFPEQAATVTAQYDAALAAIPDGRAETAGVAVGRQAAAAMIADRVGDGAFDPDSWNISTAPGQWRPTPPTNIQDGAWFADLKTFVLPDAAMFRTAGPPALTSAAYTRDFAEVKAIGGVNSTVRTLDQTQSAKWWHDRRLTEWDMKRQLAVDTHLSTLQTARMFAMVDIVNADALIACYNEKKYWNFWRPVTAVQEADLDGNPATVADPTWMPLLVTPPFPDYTSGHTCSFSAITLTWQRFFGRDDIPIGAYSADSGTTRSFPSFSAALDEVVEARIWGGVHFRTADVQGLRIGTGTARYVLAREFRPRH, encoded by the coding sequence ATGTCGTACCGTCGATTGCCCGCGCTGACCGCAACCCTGACCCTGACCGTGACCACCGCCCTGATGCCCGCGGCGGCGCAGGCCGCGCCGGCGCGCGGCCCGAACGCCGTGGTGGTCTGGAACCTCAACGCGCAGAACGAGATCTACGAGGTGGCGCGGCAGTCGCCGGCCACCGCGGCCCGCAGCTTCGCCATGGTTCAGGGCGCCGTCTACGACGCCGTGAACGCCGTCGCCGGCGTGCCCTACCAGCCCTACCTGACCGCGCCGAAGGCCCGGCACGGCGCCTCGGCCGACGCCGCGGTGGCCGCGGCCGCCTCGGCGGTCCTGCTCTCGCTCTTCCCGGAGCAGGCCGCGACCGTCACCGCGCAGTACGACGCGGCCCTCGCCGCGATCCCGGACGGCCGGGCCGAGACGGCCGGCGTCGCGGTGGGCCGTCAGGCCGCGGCCGCGATGATCGCGGACCGGGTCGGCGACGGCGCCTTCGACCCGGACAGCTGGAACATCAGCACCGCCCCGGGCCAGTGGCGGCCCACCCCGCCGACCAACATCCAGGACGGCGCGTGGTTCGCCGACCTGAAGACGTTCGTCCTGCCCGACGCGGCGATGTTCCGGACCGCCGGGCCGCCCGCGCTGACCAGTGCCGCTTACACCCGTGACTTCGCGGAGGTCAAGGCGATCGGCGGGGTGAACAGCACGGTCCGCACCCTCGACCAGACCCAGTCCGCGAAGTGGTGGCACGACCGGCGGCTCACCGAATGGGACATGAAACGGCAGCTCGCCGTGGACACCCACCTGAGCACGCTGCAGACCGCGCGGATGTTCGCGATGGTCGACATTGTCAACGCCGACGCGCTGATCGCCTGCTACAACGAGAAGAAGTACTGGAACTTCTGGCGGCCGGTCACCGCGGTCCAGGAGGCCGACCTGGACGGCAACCCGGCGACCGTCGCGGACCCGACCTGGATGCCGCTGCTGGTGACCCCGCCGTTCCCGGACTACACGTCCGGGCACACCTGCTCGTTCTCCGCGATCACGCTGACCTGGCAGCGGTTCTTCGGGCGAGACGACATCCCGATCGGCGCGTACAGCGCGGACTCCGGGACCACGCGGTCGTTCCCGAGCTTCTCGGCGGCGCTCGACGAGGTGGTGGAGGCGCGGATCTGGGGTGGAGTGCACTTCCGGACGGCCGATGTGCAGGGTCTGCGGATCGGGACCGGGACCGCCCGGTACGTGCTGGCGCGGGAGTTCCGGCCGCGCCACTAG
- a CDS encoding DUF4153 domain-containing protein, translated as MPHSDAIPSIAWPGPDGAPAWAIPVQVPSGTRGYALFIPMLPIETPAAESTGVAAESTGVAAAVGAPAVVVAPAAVPAPVEEAAAEPAPAVSDVEEPAAPAPVPAPVAAPAPVWPVAQQVAPVPAPPRPEPWARPRTDTHQPFQRYQAPPTPWQKFRAKHWTGPANAQGRAAPLGVLAGALGIACFTPLDRTGIGWFLGWLVLTAGVVLAVRRSADLSHSERWIRSGWAVASLALLAVPAFRNAWWLVTFSVLGALGTATLAIVGGRQVRSILFGLLATPYAAFRGLPWVRRHLRANRDPGTVRRIFFSVGLTAVVLLVFGTLLSSADGVFSTLLGKAVPDLNIGSVFQWIFLAVVGALIATAGIYTLSAPPATSSLDTPGRGRFGLVEWAPAGFALVLLFGGFVAVQFAVLFGGRRYVVETAGLGYAGYARSGFWQLVVVTLLSLAVLAALARWAKRDQPIERTLLRVVLGLLCALSVVIVASALSRMWEYQRVYSFTGERIFVMSFEILLGTVFVMVAAAGIRWQGRWIPRATVGLAVLMLLGLAVLGPEGYAASRNAQRYHDTGKIDAWYLRALSADATPALTKLPDPVRRCTLSWIAADLAKPDPWYAWNLGRAQARAALKKLPKSAIGKQSDCRAADQYDLPKTRR; from the coding sequence ATGCCGCACAGCGACGCGATCCCGTCGATCGCCTGGCCGGGGCCGGACGGCGCGCCGGCCTGGGCGATCCCGGTGCAGGTCCCGTCCGGGACCCGGGGGTACGCGCTGTTCATCCCGATGCTGCCGATCGAGACACCGGCCGCCGAGTCGACCGGGGTGGCCGCTGAGTCGACCGGGGTGGCCGCCGCGGTCGGCGCTCCCGCCGTCGTGGTCGCGCCGGCAGCTGTCCCGGCGCCGGTCGAAGAGGCCGCCGCCGAACCCGCTCCCGCGGTCTCCGATGTGGAGGAGCCCGCGGCTCCCGCCCCCGTCCCGGCCCCCGTCGCGGCTCCGGCTCCGGTCTGGCCCGTGGCGCAGCAGGTCGCTCCCGTTCCGGCGCCGCCCCGGCCGGAGCCCTGGGCCCGCCCGCGGACGGACACCCACCAGCCGTTCCAGCGGTACCAGGCACCCCCGACGCCGTGGCAGAAGTTCCGCGCGAAGCACTGGACCGGCCCGGCGAACGCCCAGGGCCGCGCGGCCCCGCTCGGCGTGCTGGCCGGCGCGCTCGGCATCGCCTGCTTCACGCCGCTGGACCGGACCGGCATCGGCTGGTTCCTCGGCTGGCTCGTGCTGACCGCCGGCGTCGTCCTCGCCGTGCGCCGGTCCGCCGACCTGTCGCACTCCGAGCGGTGGATCCGCTCCGGCTGGGCGGTCGCGTCCCTCGCGCTGCTCGCCGTCCCGGCATTCCGGAACGCGTGGTGGCTGGTCACGTTCAGCGTGCTCGGCGCGCTCGGCACGGCGACCCTGGCGATCGTGGGCGGCCGGCAGGTGCGGTCGATCCTGTTCGGGTTGCTGGCCACGCCGTACGCCGCCTTCCGGGGTTTGCCCTGGGTGCGCCGCCACCTTCGAGCGAACCGCGACCCCGGCACGGTCCGCCGGATCTTCTTCTCGGTCGGCCTCACGGCGGTCGTGCTGCTGGTCTTCGGCACGCTGCTGTCGTCGGCCGACGGGGTGTTCTCGACGCTGCTCGGCAAGGCCGTGCCCGACCTGAACATCGGCTCGGTGTTCCAGTGGATCTTCCTGGCCGTGGTCGGCGCGCTGATCGCGACGGCCGGCATCTACACGCTGTCCGCGCCGCCCGCGACGTCCAGCCTGGACACCCCGGGCCGGGGCCGGTTCGGCCTGGTCGAGTGGGCGCCGGCCGGCTTCGCGCTGGTGCTGCTGTTCGGCGGCTTCGTGGCGGTGCAGTTCGCCGTCCTGTTCGGCGGGCGGCGGTACGTGGTGGAGACCGCCGGGCTCGGCTACGCGGGGTACGCCCGCAGCGGCTTCTGGCAGCTGGTCGTGGTCACGCTGCTGTCCCTGGCGGTGCTCGCCGCACTGGCCCGCTGGGCCAAGCGGGACCAGCCGATCGAGCGGACCCTGCTGCGCGTCGTGCTCGGCCTGCTCTGCGCGCTGAGCGTGGTCATCGTGGCGTCCGCGCTGTCCCGGATGTGGGAGTACCAGCGGGTCTACAGCTTCACCGGCGAGCGCATCTTCGTGATGTCCTTCGAGATCCTGCTCGGCACGGTCTTCGTCATGGTCGCCGCGGCCGGCATCCGCTGGCAGGGCCGGTGGATCCCGCGGGCCACCGTCGGTCTCGCCGTGCTCATGCTGCTCGGCCTCGCGGTCCTCGGCCCGGAGGGCTACGCGGCCAGCCGCAACGCCCAGCGCTACCACGACACCGGCAAGATCGACGCCTGGTACCTGCGTGCCCTCTCCGCCGACGCGACTCCCGCTCTGACCAAACTGCCCGATCCGGTACGGCGGTGCACCCTGAGCTGGATCGCCGCCGACCTGGCGAAGCCGGACCCGTGGTACGCCTGGAACCTGGGCCGCGCCCAGGCCCGTGCGGCCCTGAAGAAGCTCCCGAAGTCCGCCATCGGCAAACAGTCCGACTGCCGAGCCGCCGACCAGTACGACCTCCCCAAGACACGCCGCTGA
- a CDS encoding M14 family zinc carboxypeptidase, with amino-acid sequence MTWFSRLRRLIAVGAAVLLVLIGAGLTTPGAAAAAVPDPADLAYYDVTSPSATAGGLAADLTRRGYDVLEGPLTSGVPILAATADVQRLRQRGLTVRYAGPLYQPVASSFQAAADTYYGGYHTAAGHEAHNQAVVAANPGLAVLRTIGQSWKKTQGSGGHDIQALCITKIVTGDCAASTSGAKPKFTLMAQMHARELATGELAYKWIDYLVGNYGKVAAVTKLMDTTELWVIPIANPDGVDIVSSNSTRPISQRKNAHTNGCSGTGLGVDLNRNSSYHWDVNQGTKCSETYPGTAAASEPETQGIQSFLGQIYRDTKPSADFSPATTATTGTFLTLHSYAELNIYPYGWTNSLAPNNTDLKTIATAMGRSNGYDVVHGDGGLNYFAPGATDDWIYGTLGVPGYTVEVGPNASGCSGFFPAYSCVASFWTLNLPAFMTLATAAAHPYPTGS; translated from the coding sequence ATGACCTGGTTCTCGCGTCTCCGGCGGTTGATCGCCGTCGGGGCAGCCGTGCTGCTCGTCCTGATCGGCGCCGGGCTCACGACGCCCGGCGCCGCCGCCGCAGCCGTTCCGGACCCGGCCGACCTGGCCTACTACGACGTCACGTCACCGTCCGCCACCGCCGGCGGGCTGGCCGCCGACCTCACCCGGCGCGGCTACGACGTGCTGGAAGGGCCGCTGACCAGCGGCGTTCCGATCCTGGCAGCCACCGCCGACGTCCAGCGGCTGCGGCAGCGCGGGCTGACCGTGCGGTACGCCGGGCCGCTCTACCAACCGGTCGCGTCGTCGTTCCAGGCGGCGGCCGACACCTACTACGGCGGCTACCACACCGCGGCCGGGCACGAGGCCCACAACCAGGCGGTCGTCGCGGCCAACCCGGGCCTGGCCGTCCTGCGCACCATCGGGCAGTCGTGGAAGAAGACCCAGGGCTCGGGTGGCCACGACATCCAGGCCCTGTGCATCACCAAGATCGTCACGGGCGACTGCGCGGCGAGCACCAGCGGCGCGAAGCCGAAGTTCACCCTGATGGCCCAGATGCACGCCCGCGAGCTGGCGACCGGCGAGCTCGCCTACAAGTGGATCGACTACCTGGTGGGCAACTACGGCAAGGTCGCCGCGGTGACCAAGCTGATGGACACCACCGAGCTGTGGGTCATCCCGATCGCCAACCCGGACGGCGTCGACATCGTCTCGTCGAACTCGACCCGGCCGATCTCCCAGCGCAAGAACGCGCACACCAACGGGTGTTCCGGCACCGGCCTCGGGGTCGACCTCAACCGGAACTCGAGCTACCACTGGGACGTGAACCAGGGCACCAAGTGCAGCGAGACCTACCCGGGCACGGCCGCGGCGAGCGAGCCGGAGACGCAGGGCATCCAGAGCTTCCTGGGCCAGATCTACCGCGACACCAAGCCCAGCGCCGACTTCTCCCCGGCGACGACCGCGACCACCGGCACGTTCCTCACCCTGCACAGCTACGCCGAGCTCAACATCTATCCGTACGGGTGGACCAACTCGCTGGCCCCGAACAACACCGACCTGAAGACGATCGCCACGGCGATGGGCCGGTCCAACGGGTACGACGTGGTCCACGGTGACGGCGGCCTGAACTACTTCGCGCCGGGCGCCACCGACGACTGGATCTACGGCACGCTGGGCGTTCCCGGCTACACCGTCGAGGTCGGCCCGAACGCCTCCGGGTGCAGCGGCTTCTTCCCGGCGTACTCCTGCGTGGCCTCGTTCTGGACCCTGAACCTGCCCGCCTTCATGACCCTGGCAACCGCCGCCGCCCACCCCTACCCGACCGGCAGCTGA
- a CDS encoding DUF3152 domain-containing protein has protein sequence MRSIRLSALALLLVLAGCGIVGYALAGRGNAVSAEPAAATPTTAPAAPTTRPAAKPPAAERITYPATGSRKFAIAPAETAAPAGRKGTLLRYQVAVEKDIRGITADQFAAVVTSTLRDPRSWTAGGEWRLKRVGPDDKTDFRVRLVTPKTRDALCAGAADGYTSCRTHDEVVVNVARWAKGVPKYGATLDVYREYVVNHEVGHRLHQAHELCTGPGDLAPVMQQQTLGLHSCVANAWPFLNGQRHRGTIGAYDDPVPPRDQGRS, from the coding sequence GTGAGATCAATTCGACTGTCGGCCCTGGCCCTGCTCCTCGTTCTGGCCGGATGCGGGATCGTCGGATACGCGCTGGCCGGGCGCGGGAACGCGGTATCGGCGGAGCCGGCGGCGGCGACGCCCACGACCGCACCGGCCGCGCCGACGACCAGGCCCGCGGCGAAACCACCGGCCGCGGAGCGGATCACCTACCCGGCCACCGGCAGCCGGAAGTTCGCGATCGCGCCGGCCGAGACCGCGGCGCCGGCCGGCCGCAAGGGCACGCTGCTGCGCTACCAGGTCGCCGTCGAGAAGGACATCCGCGGCATCACCGCCGATCAGTTCGCCGCCGTCGTCACCAGCACGCTGCGCGATCCCCGGAGCTGGACCGCCGGCGGTGAGTGGCGGTTGAAGCGCGTCGGGCCCGACGACAAAACCGATTTCCGGGTACGACTCGTCACCCCGAAGACCCGCGACGCGCTCTGTGCGGGCGCCGCCGACGGCTACACGTCCTGCCGCACCCACGACGAGGTCGTCGTCAACGTCGCCCGCTGGGCGAAGGGCGTCCCGAAGTACGGCGCGACCCTCGACGTCTACCGCGAGTACGTGGTCAACCACGAGGTCGGCCACCGCCTGCACCAGGCCCACGAACTGTGCACCGGCCCAGGCGACCTGGCCCCGGTCATGCAGCAGCAGACCCTCGGCCTGCACAGCTGCGTAGCCAACGCCTGGCCGTTCCTGAACGGCCAGCGCCACCGCGGCACGATCGGCGCCTACGACGACCCGGTTCCGCCCCGTGACCAGGGACGTTCCTAG